The Amycolatopsis mongoliensis genome includes a window with the following:
- a CDS encoding S1 family peptidase → MAPKRWFTLLRNVTTAVAAVAAAASFATPAIAAQPPSTDVVGGTRAAQGEFPFMVRLSMGCGGSLYTNQIVLTAAHCVSRTGANTSITATVGVVDLQSTSAKKIKSTYVYQSPTYGTSTGGDWALIKLASPVTGLSTLPIATTSTYNTGTFTVAGWGAATEGGAQQRYLLKATVPFVDDATCTAQGGSYPDLIPSAEICAGNLTAGGVDTCQGDSGGPMFRRDNTNAWIQVGIVSWGDGCARPHAPGVYTEVSTFASKIAAAASSL, encoded by the coding sequence TTGGCTCCCAAGCGCTGGTTCACCCTGCTCAGAAACGTCACCACCGCGGTGGCCGCGGTCGCCGCGGCCGCGTCGTTCGCCACCCCCGCGATCGCGGCCCAGCCACCGTCCACCGACGTCGTCGGCGGGACCCGGGCCGCCCAGGGCGAGTTCCCGTTCATGGTCCGGCTGTCGATGGGCTGCGGCGGCTCGCTCTACACGAACCAGATCGTCCTGACCGCCGCCCACTGCGTCAGCCGGACCGGGGCCAACACCTCGATCACGGCGACCGTCGGCGTGGTCGACCTGCAGAGCACCAGCGCCAAGAAGATCAAGTCCACCTACGTCTACCAGTCCCCCACCTACGGCACCTCGACCGGCGGCGACTGGGCGCTGATCAAGCTCGCGAGCCCGGTCACCGGTCTCTCGACGCTGCCGATCGCGACGACGTCGACCTACAACACCGGCACGTTCACCGTGGCCGGCTGGGGCGCGGCGACCGAGGGCGGCGCCCAGCAGCGGTACCTGCTCAAGGCGACCGTCCCGTTCGTCGACGACGCCACCTGCACCGCCCAGGGCGGCAGCTACCCCGACCTCATCCCGAGCGCCGAGATCTGCGCGGGCAACCTGACCGCCGGCGGCGTCGACACCTGCCAGGGCGACTCCGGCGGCCCGATGTTCCGCCGGGACAACACCAACGCGTGGATCCAGGTCGGCATCGTCTCCTGGGGTGACGGCTGCGCCCGGCCGCACGCCCCCGGCGTCTACACCGAGGTGAGCACGTTCGCGTCGAAGATCGCCGCGGCCGCCTCCTCGCTCTAG
- a CDS encoding APC family permease, whose protein sequence is MRSTPLARRLGLADAVFLGLGSMIGAGVFAAFAPAARAAGAGLLIALVLAAVVAYCNAMSSARLAAIYPQSGGTYVYGRERLGEFWGYLAGWGFVTGKTASCAAMTLTVVAYAAPGLGQPWRSVFAVAVVAALTAVNYFGVHRSALATRVIVSCTLLVLTAAAVAMATRPAAGGPLVAWPGADGVLEAAGLLFFAFAGYARLATLGEEVRDPARTIPRAIPLALGLTLVVYAALAVLLLVRLGPAALAASPDPIAAAVPGWLAPAVRVGAALAALGSLLALILGVSRTTLAMSRDGHLPRFFAAVHPRHDVPHRAELGVGLVVAVLAASIDLRDAIGFSSFAVLTYYAVANAAALTLRGASRIVAVLGLAGCVVLAFSLPLPSVLAGCGALALGAAAYGVRRIRR, encoded by the coding sequence ATGCGTTCGACACCGCTTGCCCGGCGTCTCGGCCTCGCCGACGCCGTTTTCCTGGGCCTGGGCTCGATGATCGGCGCCGGCGTGTTCGCCGCGTTCGCCCCGGCGGCGCGCGCCGCGGGAGCCGGCTTGCTCATCGCGTTGGTCCTCGCGGCCGTGGTCGCCTACTGCAATGCGATGTCTTCGGCGCGGCTCGCGGCGATTTATCCCCAATCCGGCGGCACCTACGTTTACGGCCGGGAAAGGCTCGGTGAATTCTGGGGTTACCTGGCCGGCTGGGGATTCGTCACGGGGAAGACGGCCAGCTGCGCCGCGATGACGCTGACCGTCGTCGCCTATGCCGCGCCCGGCCTCGGGCAGCCGTGGCGGAGCGTGTTCGCCGTCGCGGTCGTCGCCGCGCTCACCGCGGTCAACTACTTCGGCGTGCACCGGTCCGCGCTCGCGACCCGGGTGATCGTGTCGTGCACCCTGCTCGTGCTCACCGCCGCCGCGGTCGCGATGGCCACCAGGCCGGCCGCCGGCGGGCCGCTCGTCGCCTGGCCCGGCGCGGACGGCGTCCTCGAGGCGGCCGGGCTGCTCTTCTTCGCCTTCGCCGGGTACGCGCGGCTCGCGACGCTCGGCGAGGAGGTCCGCGACCCCGCCCGGACCATCCCCCGCGCCATCCCGCTGGCCCTCGGCCTCACCCTCGTCGTCTACGCCGCGCTGGCGGTGCTGCTGCTGGTCCGGCTCGGGCCGGCCGCGCTCGCCGCGAGCCCCGACCCGATCGCCGCCGCCGTCCCGGGGTGGCTCGCCCCGGCCGTGCGGGTGGGCGCGGCGCTGGCGGCGCTCGGCTCGCTGCTCGCGCTCATCCTCGGCGTCTCGCGCACGACGCTGGCGATGAGCCGCGACGGCCACCTCCCCCGCTTCTTCGCCGCCGTGCACCCGCGCCACGACGTGCCGCACCGCGCCGAACTCGGCGTCGGCCTCGTGGTCGCCGTGCTCGCCGCGTCGATCGACCTGCGCGACGCGATCGGCTTCTCGTCCTTCGCGGTGCTGACGTACTACGCGGTCGCCAACGCGGCGGCGCTGACGCTGCGCGGCGCGTCCCGGATCGTGGCGGTCCTCGGGCTGGCCGGGTGCGTGGTGCTGGCCTTCAGCCTGCCGCTGCCTTCGGTGCTGGCCGGCTGCGGCGCGTTGGCGCTGGGCGCCGCAGCCTACGGCGTCCGCCGGATCCGCCGGTGA
- a CDS encoding GntR family transcriptional regulator, whose translation MPAPSRHYRLSADGPVLDGIPEHGRVPRYYAVKVELLAVIAELGEGSVLPTERELCERFEVSRATVRQAVGELVLEGKLSRRQGSGTFVAGPKLVQPLALVSYTEGLRRQGIRPGRSVITLERRLAGSALAADLQVTSDAEVIHIERVLLADEERVGLESTYLLAERFPTLLEVFDPEESLYACLSERLGVVFDGAEERVETVLATPREALLVGTNPALPMLLVHRISWGPDGCPFERVRSLYRGDRLSFMTRLGRA comes from the coding sequence GTGCCCGCCCCTTCGCGCCATTACCGCCTCTCCGCCGACGGCCCCGTCCTCGACGGGATTCCCGAGCACGGCCGTGTCCCGCGCTACTACGCGGTCAAGGTCGAACTGCTGGCGGTGATCGCGGAACTCGGTGAAGGATCGGTGCTGCCCACGGAACGGGAACTGTGCGAGCGTTTCGAAGTGTCGAGGGCGACCGTACGGCAGGCGGTCGGCGAGCTGGTGCTCGAGGGCAAGCTGAGCCGGCGGCAGGGGAGCGGCACGTTCGTCGCCGGCCCGAAGCTGGTGCAGCCGCTGGCCCTGGTGAGCTACACCGAAGGACTGCGGCGGCAGGGCATCCGGCCGGGCCGCAGCGTGATCACGCTGGAGCGGCGCCTGGCCGGCAGCGCGCTGGCCGCCGACCTGCAGGTCACCTCGGACGCCGAGGTGATCCACATCGAGCGGGTGCTGCTGGCGGACGAGGAGCGCGTCGGCCTGGAGTCGACATATCTCCTGGCCGAGCGGTTCCCGACGCTGCTCGAGGTGTTCGACCCCGAGGAGTCGCTGTACGCGTGCCTGAGCGAGCGGCTCGGCGTGGTGTTCGACGGCGCCGAAGAGCGCGTCGAGACGGTGCTGGCGACCCCGCGCGAAGCCCTGCTCGTCGGCACCAACCCGGCGCTGCCGATGCTGCTCGTGCACCGCATCTCGTGGGGCCCGGACGGCTGCCCGTTCGAGCGGGTGCGCTCGCTGTACCGCGGTGACCGCCTGAGCTTCATGACCCGCCTCGGCCGCGCCTGA
- a CDS encoding DoxX family protein, producing MNIALWVGQVLLAAIFALSGALKSTMSRQRMLETGQTGAAAYPLPVVRFTAICELFAVVGLILPVLLGVAPVLTGWAAVGLAVVMVGAMAMHGRLAVVRRKPAEWRNVGVNGLILAVCVFVAVGRL from the coding sequence ATGAACATCGCTTTGTGGGTCGGTCAGGTCCTGCTGGCCGCGATCTTCGCGCTGTCGGGCGCGCTGAAGTCGACGATGTCGCGGCAGCGGATGCTCGAAACCGGCCAGACGGGGGCGGCGGCGTACCCGCTGCCGGTGGTGCGGTTCACCGCGATCTGCGAGCTCTTCGCCGTGGTGGGGCTGATCCTGCCGGTGCTGCTGGGGGTCGCGCCGGTGCTCACCGGCTGGGCGGCGGTGGGCCTGGCGGTGGTGATGGTGGGCGCGATGGCGATGCACGGCCGGCTGGCGGTCGTGCGGCGGAAGCCGGCGGAATGGCGGAACGTCGGGGTCAACGGGCTGATCCTCGCGGTGTGCGTGTTCGTGGCCGTCGGCCGGCTGTGA
- a CDS encoding SRPBCC family protein codes for MGSRQVSRTAIVATTPEKIFGLLADPAQHPLIDGSGTVRAAQSGGPDRLTLGARFGMDMKMGASYKILNTVVEFEEGRLIAWRHFNGHRWRWRLEPLDGGRTEVTETFDWSTAKFPLAISLSPFPRKNADSIEKTLARLGELFAA; via the coding sequence ATGGGAAGCCGCCAGGTCTCACGCACCGCGATCGTCGCCACGACCCCGGAGAAGATCTTCGGGCTCCTGGCCGATCCGGCCCAGCACCCGCTCATCGACGGATCCGGGACGGTCCGGGCCGCCCAGTCCGGCGGCCCGGACCGGCTCACGCTCGGGGCCCGGTTCGGCATGGACATGAAGATGGGCGCGTCGTACAAGATCCTCAACACCGTGGTCGAGTTCGAAGAGGGCAGGCTGATCGCCTGGCGCCACTTCAACGGCCACCGCTGGCGCTGGCGCCTCGAGCCCCTCGACGGCGGCCGCACCGAGGTCACCGAGACGTTCGACTGGTCGACGGCGAAGTTCCCGCTGGCCATCAGCCTCAGCCCGTTCCCGCGCAAGAACGCCGACAGCATCGAGAAGACCCTGGCGCGGCTCGGGGAGCTGTTCGCGGCCTGA
- a CDS encoding MFS transporter, with amino-acid sequence MPQPVRRRVVLATCCLSLFMVGLDNTIVNLALPSIRHELGASVSGLQWTIDAYTLVLASLLMLSGSTADRVGRRRTFQTGLALFSLGSLLCGLAPNIGLLVAFRALQAIGGSMLNPVALSIVANVFTDPRDRARAIGVWAGVNGLSLAVGPVLGGVLVAWAGWRSIFWINVPVGVAAIVLTALFVPESRAPRPRRLDPVGQLLVIVLLAALTYGIIEGRGSGTTVVVGCFAIAAAALAVLLPYERRRRDPLLELRFFRSVPFSGATLTAVAGFAALSGFLFLTTLYLQETRGFSVLHAGLLTLPMAVLTAVGAPLSGRLTGKRGPRLPLLVAGAGIAASGVVLAGIGPETPISLLVVGYVCFGIGYGLLNAPITNAAVSGMPREQAGLAAAVASTSRQVGTSLGVAVVGAVVAGSGGTPPGTGRAAWAIVAGCGVLVFALGLVTTGRWARATAARVSGPDHDDAPVT; translated from the coding sequence GTGCCGCAGCCGGTGCGGCGGCGGGTGGTCCTGGCCACCTGCTGCCTGAGCCTGTTCATGGTCGGGCTCGACAACACGATCGTGAACCTCGCGCTGCCGTCGATCCGCCACGAACTGGGCGCGTCGGTCTCGGGTCTGCAGTGGACGATCGACGCGTACACGCTCGTGCTGGCGAGCCTGCTCATGCTGTCCGGCTCGACCGCGGACCGGGTCGGCCGGCGCCGGACGTTCCAGACCGGCCTCGCGCTGTTCAGCCTCGGCTCGCTGCTGTGCGGGCTCGCGCCGAACATCGGGCTGCTGGTCGCCTTCCGCGCGCTGCAGGCGATCGGCGGGTCGATGCTCAACCCGGTCGCGCTGTCCATCGTCGCCAACGTCTTCACCGACCCCCGTGACCGCGCCCGCGCGATCGGCGTCTGGGCCGGGGTGAACGGGCTGAGCCTGGCGGTGGGGCCGGTGCTCGGCGGCGTGCTCGTCGCCTGGGCCGGGTGGCGCTCGATCTTCTGGATCAACGTCCCGGTCGGCGTCGCGGCGATCGTGCTGACGGCGCTGTTCGTCCCGGAGTCCCGCGCCCCGCGCCCGCGCCGCCTCGACCCGGTGGGCCAGCTGCTGGTGATCGTCCTGCTGGCCGCGCTGACGTACGGGATCATCGAAGGCCGCGGCTCGGGCACGACGGTGGTGGTGGGCTGCTTCGCGATCGCCGCGGCCGCGCTGGCGGTGCTGCTGCCGTACGAGCGACGGCGCCGGGATCCGTTGCTGGAGCTCAGGTTCTTCCGCAGCGTGCCGTTCTCGGGCGCGACGCTCACCGCGGTCGCCGGGTTCGCGGCACTGTCGGGCTTCCTGTTCCTCACCACCCTCTACCTCCAGGAGACGCGCGGCTTTTCGGTGCTGCACGCGGGGTTGCTGACCCTGCCGATGGCGGTGCTGACCGCGGTGGGCGCACCGCTGTCGGGCCGGCTGACCGGGAAACGCGGCCCGCGGCTGCCCTTGCTGGTGGCCGGGGCGGGGATCGCCGCGTCCGGCGTCGTGCTGGCGGGGATCGGCCCGGAGACGCCGATCTCGCTGCTGGTCGTGGGGTACGTGTGCTTCGGCATCGGGTACGGCCTGCTCAACGCGCCGATCACGAACGCGGCGGTGTCCGGGATGCCGCGCGAGCAGGCCGGTCTGGCGGCGGCGGTGGCGTCGACGAGCCGCCAGGTGGGGACGTCGCTGGGCGTGGCGGTGGTCGGCGCGGTCGTGGCGGGGAGCGGGGGGACACCGCCGGGAACGGGCCGGGCGGCGTGGGCGATCGTCGCGGGCTGCGGGGTGCTGGTGTTCGCGCTCGGTCTGGTGACGACGGGCCGCTGGGCCCGGGCGACCGCGGCCCGGGTGAGTGGTCCGGACCACGACGACGCCCCGGTGACCTGA
- a CDS encoding RlpA-like double-psi beta-barrel domain-containing protein: MPRLSSGRHRKQATVGLAALLGVSGITATAIALSSPAGNAAEAPKENCGGLDTALQNNLNFIAGQQANPDAQSAARIANRQAVVDLIQQRRQVAGCTANVVANNGQATPAQQAPAAQAPAQQAPAQQNQNQAGANTGDQGATGDVVCAGSTVTLSGEGGAPAASSNQFPAGTKLKVTNLDNSKSTTVEVTSVSGSCALLNNAAFEQVREPGKFLIRRARIERVG, translated from the coding sequence ATGCCCCGGTTGAGCAGTGGTCGGCACCGCAAGCAGGCGACCGTCGGTCTGGCCGCGTTGCTGGGTGTTTCCGGCATCACCGCGACCGCCATCGCGTTGAGCAGTCCCGCGGGCAACGCGGCCGAAGCGCCGAAGGAGAACTGCGGAGGGCTCGACACCGCCCTGCAGAACAACCTGAACTTCATCGCGGGCCAGCAGGCGAACCCGGACGCGCAGTCGGCCGCGCGGATCGCCAACCGGCAGGCGGTCGTCGACCTGATCCAGCAGCGGCGGCAGGTCGCGGGCTGCACGGCGAACGTCGTCGCGAACAACGGCCAGGCAACGCCGGCCCAGCAAGCACCTGCTGCGCAGGCCCCGGCGCAGCAGGCGCCCGCACAGCAGAACCAGAACCAGGCCGGGGCGAACACCGGCGACCAGGGTGCGACGGGCGACGTCGTGTGCGCCGGCTCCACCGTGACGCTCTCGGGCGAGGGCGGTGCGCCGGCCGCGTCGAGCAACCAGTTCCCGGCGGGGACGAAGCTGAAGGTGACGAACCTGGACAACTCGAAGTCCACGACGGTCGAGGTGACCTCGGTGTCGGGCAGCTGCGCGCTGCTCAACAACGCGGCCTTCGAACAGGTTCGGGAGCCCGGAAAGTTCCTCATCCGGCGGGCGCGGATCGAGCGCGTCGGCTGA
- a CDS encoding fumarate hydratase, with product MPSTTTFQHTEVLPLGKDTTTEYRLVTDEGVETVEAAGRTFLKIDPAALTTLARTAISDIQHLLRTSHLQQLRAIVDDPEASGNDRFVAMDLLRNAAISAGGVLPMCQDTGTAIVIGKRGEGVLTGGDDERALSQGIFDAYQQLNLRYSQMAPVNFWDERNTGTNLPAQIELYHKDNTAGQSEDPSYEFLFMAKGGGSANKTFLYQETKAVLNPKRLARFLDEKLRSLGTAACPPYHLAIVVGGMSAEFNLKVAKLASARYLDNLPAEGSELGHAFRDRDLEQQVLEMTRQFGIGAQFGGKYFCHDVRVIRLPRHGASCPVGVAVSCSADRQAKAKITADGVFIEQLEHDPARFLPDVTEEDLSDDVVSVDLNRPMAEIRAQLSQLPVKTRLSLTGPLVVARDIAHAKIAERLDAGEEMPDYLKNHPVYYAGPAKTPEGYASGSFGPTTAGRMDSYVEQFQAAGGSLVMLAKGNRSKQVTSACQSHGGFYLGSIGGPAARLAQDCIKKVDVLEYAELGMEAVWKIEVEDFPAFIVIDDKGNDFFASTGDPVLQISFR from the coding sequence GTGCCGTCCACCACCACGTTTCAGCACACCGAAGTCCTCCCGCTGGGCAAGGACACCACCACCGAGTACCGGCTGGTCACCGACGAGGGCGTCGAGACCGTCGAAGCCGCCGGGCGGACGTTCCTGAAGATCGACCCCGCGGCGCTCACCACCCTCGCGCGCACCGCCATCAGCGACATCCAGCACCTGTTGCGCACGTCACACCTGCAGCAGCTGCGCGCCATCGTCGACGACCCCGAGGCCAGCGGCAACGACCGCTTCGTCGCCATGGACCTGCTGCGCAACGCCGCCATCTCGGCCGGCGGCGTCCTCCCCATGTGCCAGGACACCGGCACCGCCATCGTCATCGGCAAGCGCGGCGAAGGCGTCCTCACCGGCGGTGACGACGAGCGCGCCCTCTCGCAGGGCATCTTCGACGCCTACCAGCAGCTCAACCTGCGGTACTCGCAGATGGCGCCGGTGAACTTCTGGGACGAGCGCAACACCGGGACCAACCTGCCCGCGCAGATCGAGCTCTACCACAAGGACAACACAGCCGGGCAGTCCGAAGATCCTTCCTACGAGTTCCTCTTCATGGCCAAGGGCGGCGGCAGCGCCAACAAGACGTTCCTGTACCAGGAAACGAAAGCCGTCCTGAACCCCAAGCGGCTCGCGCGCTTCCTCGACGAGAAGCTGCGCAGCCTCGGCACCGCGGCCTGCCCGCCCTACCACCTCGCGATCGTCGTCGGCGGCATGTCAGCCGAGTTCAACTTGAAGGTCGCAAAACTCGCTTCGGCGCGTTACCTCGACAACCTGCCGGCCGAAGGTTCCGAGCTGGGCCACGCCTTCCGCGACCGGGACCTCGAGCAGCAGGTCCTCGAGATGACCCGGCAGTTCGGCATCGGCGCGCAGTTCGGCGGCAAGTACTTCTGCCACGACGTCCGCGTCATCCGGCTCCCCCGCCACGGCGCGAGCTGCCCGGTCGGTGTCGCCGTGAGCTGCTCCGCCGACCGCCAGGCCAAAGCCAAGATCACCGCGGACGGCGTCTTCATCGAGCAGCTCGAGCACGACCCGGCCCGCTTCCTCCCCGACGTCACCGAGGAGGACCTCTCCGACGACGTCGTGAGCGTCGACCTCAACCGGCCGATGGCGGAGATCCGCGCCCAGCTGTCGCAGCTGCCGGTCAAGACGCGGCTTTCGCTCACCGGGCCGCTGGTCGTCGCCCGCGACATCGCGCACGCCAAGATCGCCGAGCGCCTCGACGCCGGCGAGGAGATGCCGGACTACCTCAAGAACCACCCGGTGTACTACGCCGGCCCGGCGAAGACGCCGGAGGGCTACGCGTCCGGCTCGTTCGGGCCCACCACGGCCGGGCGGATGGACTCCTACGTCGAGCAGTTCCAGGCCGCCGGCGGCTCGCTCGTCATGCTGGCCAAGGGAAACCGCTCGAAGCAGGTGACCTCCGCGTGCCAGTCGCACGGCGGGTTCTACCTCGGCTCGATCGGCGGCCCGGCCGCGCGGCTCGCGCAGGACTGCATCAAGAAGGTCGACGTCCTCGAGTACGCCGAGCTCGGCATGGAAGCCGTCTGGAAGATCGAGGTCGAGGACTTCCCGGCGTTCATCGTCATCGACGACAAGGGCAACGACTTCTTCGCCAGCACCGGCGACCCGGTGCTGCAGATCAGCTTCCGTTAG
- a CDS encoding sigma-70 family RNA polymerase sigma factor — protein MSVQTLERESRGIRERIPAQVSEEQPMGVGALTDADLDAQSPAADLVRVYLNGIGKTALLSAADEVELAKRIEAGVFAQHMLDTAESLTPKRRTELSALVRDGHVAKNHLLEANLRLVVSLAKRYTGRGMPLLDLIQEGNLGLIRAVEKFDYSKGFKFSTYATWWIRQAITRGMADQGRTIRLPVHLVEQVNKLARIKRDLHQQLGRDATHEELAAESGIPAHKISDLLDHSRDPVSLDMPVGAEEDAPLGDFIEDSEATDAESAVISSLLQDDLRRVLSTLDDREQQVIRLRYGLDDGQPRTLDQIGKHFGLSRERVRQIEREVMSKLRQGERADRLRAYAS, from the coding sequence ATGTCAGTCCAGACTCTCGAACGCGAGTCGCGCGGGATTCGCGAGCGCATCCCGGCTCAGGTGTCCGAGGAGCAGCCGATGGGCGTGGGGGCGCTCACCGATGCCGACCTCGACGCCCAGAGCCCCGCCGCCGACCTCGTGCGTGTCTACCTCAACGGTATCGGCAAGACGGCGCTGCTGTCCGCGGCCGACGAGGTCGAGCTCGCCAAGCGCATCGAGGCCGGGGTGTTCGCCCAGCACATGCTGGACACGGCCGAGAGCCTCACGCCGAAGCGCCGCACCGAGCTGTCCGCTCTGGTGCGCGACGGCCACGTGGCCAAGAACCACCTGCTGGAGGCCAACCTCCGCCTGGTGGTCTCGCTCGCCAAGCGCTACACCGGCCGGGGGATGCCGCTGCTCGACCTGATCCAGGAGGGGAACCTGGGCCTGATCCGCGCGGTGGAGAAGTTCGACTACTCCAAGGGGTTCAAGTTCTCGACCTACGCGACCTGGTGGATCCGCCAGGCCATCACCAGGGGGATGGCCGACCAGGGTCGCACGATCCGGCTGCCGGTCCACCTGGTGGAACAGGTCAACAAGCTGGCCCGCATCAAGCGCGACCTGCACCAGCAGCTCGGGCGCGACGCGACGCACGAGGAGCTGGCGGCCGAGTCCGGCATCCCGGCCCACAAGATCTCGGACCTGCTCGACCACTCGCGTGACCCGGTAAGCCTGGACATGCCGGTCGGCGCGGAGGAGGACGCCCCGCTGGGCGACTTCATCGAGGACTCCGAGGCGACGGACGCCGAGAGCGCCGTGATCTCCAGCCTGCTCCAGGACGACCTGCGCCGGGTCCTCTCGACGCTGGACGACCGCGAGCAGCAGGTCATCCGGCTCCGCTACGGCCTCGACGACGGCCAGCCCCGCACGCTCGACCAGATCGGCAAGCACTTCGGGCTGTCCCGCGAGCGCGTCCGCCAGATCGAGCGCGAGGTCATGTCGAAGCTCCGCCAGGGCGAGCGCGCGGACCGGCTCCGCGCCTACGCCAGCTGA
- the dtd gene encoding D-aminoacyl-tRNA deacylase, producing the protein MRAVAARVTRADVTVGGEVVGAITEPGLLVLLGIHVDDDAAKAAAMARKLHELRVLRDEESCATANAPLLVVSQFTLYGDTKKGRRPSWTRAARPEVAEPLVDAVVAELRGRGATVATGRFGAMMAVSSVNDGPFTVLVEV; encoded by the coding sequence GTGAGGGCCGTCGCGGCCCGCGTCACGCGGGCGGACGTGACCGTCGGCGGCGAGGTCGTCGGGGCGATCACCGAACCGGGTTTGCTTGTGCTGCTGGGAATCCACGTCGACGACGACGCGGCGAAGGCCGCCGCGATGGCGCGCAAATTGCACGAGCTGCGCGTGTTGCGCGACGAGGAATCATGCGCCACGGCGAATGCGCCACTGCTCGTGGTGAGCCAGTTCACGCTCTACGGCGACACGAAGAAAGGGCGCCGGCCGTCGTGGACGCGGGCCGCCCGGCCGGAGGTCGCGGAGCCGTTGGTGGACGCCGTCGTGGCCGAGCTGCGCGGCCGCGGCGCCACCGTCGCGACGGGCCGTTTCGGGGCGATGATGGCGGTCTCGAGCGTCAACGACGGTCCGTTCACCGTTCTCGTGGAGGTCTAG
- a CDS encoding DUF7782 domain-containing protein yields the protein MSTRSVLPDLSDDVCARLREAFRRTSYDADGVVAALGGAAHAALGRGEPVPAERASRDAGDLGTLIRLFLLGGTEPETAVKAAFAPLTPEDAVAAGVLSAVQDGYRAALDIRPHGDDEGSWWVVSDLDADVLGTTVPEDHVLGVGHASLSLIRATSRRPVGTLLDLGTGNGVQALHATRHARRVTATDVSARALALAAATFRLNELDVELVRGEWFAPVARRKFDQVVCNPPFVVGPARVDYTYRDSGLAGDDASALVVRQLPGFLTEGGVGQLLASWLHTGKEDWADRVSRWLPAETDAWFVQRDVADPALYVGTWLRDAGLDPRSPEGRAKAAAWLDWFAAHDVQGIGFGFVTLRRAAGRTPTVVCEDLRQAYDDPLGPEAAGWLDRAEWLRESGDSLLDVRFVVPDTVLLESIEAPGDEGWATTVRRLHRTDGPGWQHEVDELAARLLAGCRGALPLEDLIELLAAAQGLAAEELAAAALPVVRELVRHGMLVPAAR from the coding sequence GTGAGCACGCGAAGCGTACTGCCCGACCTGTCCGACGACGTCTGCGCGCGGCTGCGCGAGGCCTTCCGGCGCACCTCCTACGACGCCGACGGCGTGGTGGCCGCCCTCGGCGGGGCCGCGCACGCGGCGCTGGGCCGCGGCGAGCCGGTGCCGGCCGAACGCGCGAGCCGCGACGCCGGCGACCTCGGGACGCTGATCCGGCTGTTCCTGCTGGGCGGGACCGAGCCGGAGACCGCCGTCAAGGCCGCGTTCGCCCCGCTGACTCCGGAAGACGCCGTCGCCGCCGGTGTGCTGAGCGCGGTCCAGGACGGCTACCGCGCCGCCCTCGACATCCGCCCGCACGGCGACGACGAAGGCTCCTGGTGGGTAGTCTCCGACCTCGACGCCGACGTGCTCGGCACCACCGTGCCCGAGGACCACGTGCTGGGCGTCGGCCACGCGTCGCTGTCGCTGATCCGCGCGACCAGCCGCCGGCCCGTCGGCACGCTGCTCGACCTGGGCACCGGCAACGGCGTCCAGGCACTGCACGCGACCCGGCACGCCCGGCGTGTGACCGCCACCGACGTCTCCGCGCGCGCCCTCGCGCTGGCCGCGGCGACGTTCCGGCTGAACGAGCTGGACGTCGAACTGGTCCGCGGCGAGTGGTTCGCGCCGGTCGCGCGGCGGAAGTTCGACCAGGTCGTCTGCAACCCGCCGTTCGTGGTCGGCCCGGCCCGCGTGGACTACACCTACCGCGACTCCGGGCTGGCCGGCGACGACGCGAGCGCGCTGGTCGTCCGGCAGCTGCCCGGCTTCCTCACCGAGGGCGGAGTCGGCCAGCTGCTCGCGTCGTGGCTGCACACGGGCAAAGAGGACTGGGCCGACCGGGTGAGCCGCTGGCTGCCCGCCGAGACCGACGCCTGGTTCGTCCAGCGCGACGTCGCCGACCCGGCGCTCTACGTGGGCACCTGGCTGCGGGACGCGGGCCTCGACCCGCGCTCGCCCGAAGGCCGGGCGAAGGCGGCGGCGTGGCTCGACTGGTTCGCCGCCCACGACGTCCAGGGCATCGGTTTCGGCTTCGTGACGCTGCGGCGCGCGGCCGGGCGCACACCGACCGTGGTCTGCGAGGACCTCCGGCAGGCCTACGACGACCCGCTGGGCCCGGAAGCGGCCGGCTGGCTGGACCGCGCGGAATGGCTGCGGGAATCGGGAGATTCGTTGCTTGATGTCCGTTTTGTGGTCCCGGACACGGTTTTGCTGGAAAGCATCGAGGCCCCCGGCGACGAAGGCTGGGCGACGACCGTCCGCCGGCTGCACCGCACCGACGGTCCGGGCTGGCAGCACGAGGTCGACGAGCTGGCCGCGCGGCTGCTCGCGGGCTGCCGCGGCGCGCTGCCCCTGGAGGACCTGATCGAGCTCCTCGCGGCCGCGCAGGGCCTGGCAGCGGAGGAGCTGGCGGCCGCCGCGCTGCCCGTCGTCCGGGAGCTCGTCCGGCACGGGATGCTCGTCCCGGCGGCCCGGTGA